The Arachis hypogaea cultivar Tifrunner chromosome 19, arahy.Tifrunner.gnm2.J5K5, whole genome shotgun sequence genome has a window encoding:
- the LOC112779502 gene encoding uncharacterized protein isoform X1: MEDDAAAIHAIKSLSSEDDTDTGSCCPICLGPTLQPSYLDKCFHKFCFNCILRWTKVVASKHRSQPSSVKCPLCKTENFSIIHGVDGSCFQRHYLNEDFEYSFTLSRAHRYRLQCYYTEQGFLDDVFNISHYWKSRKYCQPNSWLQGWLRREIQALIQEEDVDIIVYHIFGVVNASLTKREQKSHMNAPEKVQEEFKTSVSEAARPFLGARTERFVYEIQLFLASGLNIEAYDAVYIQRLGWSSPGVNSQVSENELIDRTTVIPYMYIFNDDSDGNE, from the exons ATGGAAGACGACGCGGCGGCGATTCACGCTATCAAGTCGCTCTCGTCGGAGGACGACACTGACACCGGAAGCTGCTGCCCAATTTGCTTAGGACCCACTCTTCAACCTTCCTACCTCGACAAATGCTTCc ATAAGTTTTGCTTCAATTGCATTTTACGCTGGACCAAGGTGGTTGCCAGCAAGCACCGTTCTCAACCTTCTTCTGTCAAATGCCCCCTTTGCAAG ACAGAAAACTTTTCTATAATACATGGAGTTGATGGAAGTTGTTTTCAGCGGCATTATCTAAATGAAGATTTTGAGTATAG TTTTACATTGTCGAGAGCTCACAGATATAGATTGCAATGCTATTACACTGAACAAG GTTTCTTGGATGACGTATTCAATATATCACATTATTGGAAATCTCGTAAGTATTGTCAGCCAAACAGCTGGCTTCAGGGTTGGTTAAGAAGGGAAATTCAAGCTCTTATTCAG GAGGAAGATGTTGACATCATTGTTTACCATATTTTTGGAGTGGTGAATGCATCATTGACAAA AAGAGAGCAGAAGTCACACATGAATGCACCTGAAAAGGTACAAGAGGAGTTCAAGACATCAGTATCTGAAGCAGCAAGGCCTTTTCTGGGAGCAAGAACAGAGAGATTTGTGTATGAGATTCAACTGTTTCTTGCTTCAGGATTGAATATTGAAGCATATGATGCTGTTTACATACAAAGATTAGGTTGGAGCTCACCTGGGGTAAATTCTCAGGTTTCTGAAAATGAATTAATTGATCGCACTACTGTGATTCCATACATGTATATATTTAATGATGACTCTGATGGAAATGAGTAG
- the LOC112779502 gene encoding uncharacterized protein isoform X2 yields the protein MEDDAAAIHAIKSLSSEDDTDTGSCCPICLGPTLQPSYLDKCFHKFCFNCILRWTKVVASKHRSQPSSVKCPLCKTENFSIIHGVDGSCFQRHYLNEDFEYSFTLSRAHRYRLQCYYTEQGFLDDVFNISHYWKSRKYCQPNSWLQGWLRREIQALIQEEDVDIIVYHIFGVVNASLTKEQKSHMNAPEKVQEEFKTSVSEAARPFLGARTERFVYEIQLFLASGLNIEAYDAVYIQRLGWSSPGVNSQVSENELIDRTTVIPYMYIFNDDSDGNE from the exons ATGGAAGACGACGCGGCGGCGATTCACGCTATCAAGTCGCTCTCGTCGGAGGACGACACTGACACCGGAAGCTGCTGCCCAATTTGCTTAGGACCCACTCTTCAACCTTCCTACCTCGACAAATGCTTCc ATAAGTTTTGCTTCAATTGCATTTTACGCTGGACCAAGGTGGTTGCCAGCAAGCACCGTTCTCAACCTTCTTCTGTCAAATGCCCCCTTTGCAAG ACAGAAAACTTTTCTATAATACATGGAGTTGATGGAAGTTGTTTTCAGCGGCATTATCTAAATGAAGATTTTGAGTATAG TTTTACATTGTCGAGAGCTCACAGATATAGATTGCAATGCTATTACACTGAACAAG GTTTCTTGGATGACGTATTCAATATATCACATTATTGGAAATCTCGTAAGTATTGTCAGCCAAACAGCTGGCTTCAGGGTTGGTTAAGAAGGGAAATTCAAGCTCTTATTCAG GAGGAAGATGTTGACATCATTGTTTACCATATTTTTGGAGTGGTGAATGCATCATTGACAAA AGAGCAGAAGTCACACATGAATGCACCTGAAAAGGTACAAGAGGAGTTCAAGACATCAGTATCTGAAGCAGCAAGGCCTTTTCTGGGAGCAAGAACAGAGAGATTTGTGTATGAGATTCAACTGTTTCTTGCTTCAGGATTGAATATTGAAGCATATGATGCTGTTTACATACAAAGATTAGGTTGGAGCTCACCTGGGGTAAATTCTCAGGTTTCTGAAAATGAATTAATTGATCGCACTACTGTGATTCCATACATGTATATATTTAATGATGACTCTGATGGAAATGAGTAG